The proteins below are encoded in one region of Ricinus communis isolate WT05 ecotype wild-type chromosome 6, ASM1957865v1, whole genome shotgun sequence:
- the LOC8275307 gene encoding probable LRR receptor-like serine/threonine-protein kinase At1g67720 — protein sequence MSLSIFLFCLVTIPFSAHSLPAPRGFPLNCGASHEVTQGNLKYIPDEGFISVGNKSSINTPGLLPLLSTLRYFPDKKARKYCYEFPTVKGGKYLVRTTYYYGSFDGGKEPPVFDQIIQGTKWSTVNTTEDHVNGLSTYYEIIVLSTSKILSVCLARNKHTTSSPFISALELEYLDDSMYNSTDFSKFALTTLARHDFGSRGNIIGYPDDQFNRFWQPFMDKNVIVESHSSVTSLDFWNFPPEAVFKTAITASRGKTLKVQWPPISLPISKYYIALYFQDNRTPSPYSWRVFTVSLNGKNFYEDLNVTSKGVSVYAREWPLAGQTAITLTPADNAPVGPIINAGEIFQFLPLSGRTLTRDVIAMEDLARSFDNPPPDWSGDPCLPPKNSWTGVACSRDKLARVVSLDLTGMGISGSIPSSIGNLSAITHLWLGENKLYGSIPDMSALKDLQTLHLDNNQLEGTIPQSLGQLKGLHEIFLQNNNLTGKIPSSLRTNNNINLKVSPGNHLSS from the exons ATGTCTCTCTCCATCTTCCTCTTTTGCCTTGTTACCATCCCTTTCTCTGCCCATTCACTCCCTGCTCCTAGAG GTTTTCCTTTAAATTGTGGGGCATCACATGAGGTAACTCAAGGCAACCTGAAATACATTCCTGATGAAGGGTTCATATCAGTAGGAAACAAATCATCCATCAATACGCCTGGTTTATTACCTTTGCTGTCTACATTGAGATATTTTCCTGATAAGAAAGCTCGAAAGTATTGCTACGAATTTCCAACCGTTAAAGGAGGGAAATATTTAGTAAGAACTACATACTACTATGGAAGTTTTGATGGAGGAAAAGAACCACCAGTGTTTGATCAAATTATTCAAGGGACTAAATGGAGCACGGTTAATACCACAGAGGATCATGTCAATGGACTTAGTACTTATTATGAAATCATTGTCCTTTCTACATCTAAAATACTCAGTGTTTGTCTGGCAAGAAATAAGCACACTACTTCTAGTCCTTTTATATCAGCTCTTGAATTGGAGTACCTTGATGATTCAATGTATAATTCCACCGATTTTTCCAAGTTTGCTCTTACTACTCTTGCTCGACATGATTTCGGAAGTCGAGGAAACATAATTGG CTATCCAGATGATCAGTTCAACCGGTTTTGGCAGCCATTCATGGACAAGAATGTTATTGTAGAAAGTCACTCTAGTGTTACTTCTTTAGATTTTTGGAACTTCCCTCCAGAGGCAGTCTTCAAAACAGCAATCACAGCAAGCAGAGGAAAGACGTTGAAAGTGCAATGGCCACCCATTTCACTTCCTATTTCCAAATACTACATTGCACTCTATTTCCAAGATAATCGAACTCCGAGTCCGTACAGCTGGAGAGTCTTCACTGTTTCTCTTAATGGAAAGAATTTCTATGAAGATCTAAACGTGACAAGTAAAGGTGTCAGTGTTTATGCACGAGAATGGCCGCTTGCAGGACAGACTGCAATCACATTGACCCCAGCTGATAATGCACCTGTTGGGCCTATAATCAATGCTGGTGAAATCTTTCAGTTCTTGCCTCTTAGCGGAAGGACTTTGACGAGGGATG TCATAGCAATGGAAGATTTGGCAAGAAGCTTCGACAATCCGCCTCCTGATTGGAGTGGCGATCCCTGCTTGCCTCCTAAGAACTCATGGACTGGAGTTGCATGTTCTCGTGATAAATTGGCTAGAGTTGTCTCTCT GGACCTTACAGGCATGGGGATATCTGGTTCAATTCCTTCAAGCATAGGCAATTTAAGTGCAATCACCCATCT TTGGCTAGGAGAAAACAAGCTGTATGGTTCCATACCAGATATGAGTGCTTTGAAGGATCTACAAACTCT GCATTTGGACAACAACCAGCTTGAAGGAACAATTCCTCAATCTTTAGGACAACTCAAGGGGCTTCACGAAAT ATTCCTCCAAAACAACAATCTCACTGGCAAAATCCCATCTTCACTTCGAACGAATAATAACATAAATCTTAA GGTGTCTCCTGGTAATCATTTATCTTCTTGA
- the LOC8275309 gene encoding protein disulfide-isomerase SCO2, whose product MLPINPNSLFFPSKPSHLLSLPSITTSHRCFASAGDLRHIPTFPRWWFHFTSAADTGSIRIGQESDGATSSPVADSSSSAGPQRRGLGGSGSSSIRVNAKEKKWSRNRESYLVDNEDALPLPMTYPDSKPVSPEEIDKRLRCDPEIQDCREVVYEWTGKCRSCQGSGYVSYFNKRGKETICKCVPCLGIGYVQKITARKDIGVMEDLDNGKPL is encoded by the exons ATGCTACCCATTAATCCTAACTCTCTCTTCTTCCCTTCAAAGCCCTCTCATCTCCTCTCTCTCCCCTCCATCACCACTTCTCACCGCTGCTTTGCCAGTGCCGGCGACCTTCGACACATCCCCACATTCCCCAGGTGGTGGTTTCATTTCACTTCAGCTGCAGACACTGGCAGTATCCGGATTGGGCAAGAATCAGACGGAGCTACATCATCTCCGGTCGCCGACAGCTCCTCCTCTGCCGGCCCGCAAAGGCGGGGGCTTGGAGGCAGTGGAAGCAGTAGCATTAGAGTGAATGCTAAAGAGAAGAAATGGTCAAGAAATAGAGAGAGCTATTTGGTTGATAATGAAGATGCTCTTCCTCTTCCTATGACTTACCCCGATTCTAAACCTGTTTCTCCTGAGGAGATTGATAAAAGACTACGTTGTGATCCTGAAATTCAA GATTGTAGGGAAGTGGTCTATGAGTGGACTGGGAAGTGCAGAAGTTGTCAAGGCTCTGGATATGTTagctattttaataaaagaggGAAAGAGACTATTTGCAAATGCGTACCTTGTCTTGgaattg GATACGTGCAGAAAATTACAGCTCGCAAGGATATTGGTGTAATGGAGGACTTGGATAATGGAAAGCCGCTCTAA
- the LOC8275310 gene encoding calmodulin-like protein 30, with amino-acid sequence MPNISFLEFQYKLSRNKLLRKPSRLFSSRDRKNSLPTFQPNLSEMRQVFNKFDSNRDGKISQQEYKATLRALRQDSMIGDVPKIFQVVDLDGDGFIDFKEFVEAQKKGGGIKTTDIQTAFRAFDVNGDGKISAEEVMEVLRRLGERCGLEDCRRMVRAVDADGDGMVNMDEFMIMMTETLICD; translated from the coding sequence ATGCCAAATATTAGCTTTCTAGAGTTCCAGTACAAGCTTTCAAGAAACAAGCTTCTGCGAAAGCCATCCCGGTTGTTCTCTTCCCGGGACAGAAAGAACTCTTTACCCACTTTTCAGCCAAATTTGAGCGAGATGAGGCaagttttcaataaatttgaCTCCAACAGAGATGGAAAGATTTCTCAACAGGAATACAAGGCCACACTTAGAGCTCTGAGACAGGACAGCATGATAGGAGATGTGCCAAAGATTTTCCAGGTGGTTGATTTGGATGGAGATGGATTTATTGATTTCAAAGAGTTTGTTGAAGCacagaagaaaggaggaggcATTAAAACAACAGACATTCAGACTGCTTTTCGAGCATTTGATGTAAATGGAGATGGAAAAATATCTGCTGAGGAAGTTATGGAAGTTTTGAGGCGGCTTGGTGAGAGATGTGGCCTAGAGGATTGCCGCAGAATGGTCAGGGCAGTTGATGCTGATGGTGATGGTATGGTTAACATGGATGAGTTTATGATTATGATGACAGAAACTCTGATTTGCGATTAA
- the LOC8275311 gene encoding pentatricopeptide repeat-containing protein At2g15690, mitochondrial, protein MASLMAIRRSRNSKTFSLSSSLLLLKVQSSQRFDFNCNYNTSRILILSKALSSSSAIPNDYQRPNLSNYPDDRNPNHNQWNQGGSPNQVNPNQWNAQPHQQHSQHINPNNNQFNYQSSNQTNPSRGYPNPFPQQQPQQNHHNQWNSQGQNFSQYQNQSQMNPNANKWSSPSQNFPNHQNRPQQNPNQWNSPPQNFPQHQNPSQVHPNVQGYQQPGNASQWNNQTQGYPQARNPGQWAPQVPNFNQGHGASETQSPNVNVEANLPAPAPTAADLMRLFQEGKVKEAIELMDKGVKADADCFYALFELCGKIEDAKKVHDYFLQSTCRGDVRLNKKVIEMYGKCGSMTDARRVFDHMKDRDIDLWHLMINGYASNNLGDEGLQLFEQMRQSGLKPTAETFLAVLSACASAEAVEEGFLHFESMKNEYGFNPGTEHYLGVIDVLGKSGYINEIQEYIQKLPFEPTVDVWGALRNYARIHGDVDLEDRAEELMVALDPSKAVANKIPTPPPKKYSLISMLEGKNRIVEFRNPTLYKDDEKLKAMSKVVSYVPDTRYVLHDIDQEAKEQALLYHSERLAIAYGLISTPARTPLRIIKNLRVCGDCHNAIKIMSRIVGRELIVRDNKRFHHFKDGSCSCGDYW, encoded by the coding sequence ATGGCATCTCTAATGGCGATTCGACGCTCACGCAACTCGAAAACGTTTTCTTTATCGTCTTCTCTTTTGCTCTTAAAGGTACAGTCTTCACAACGCTTTGATTTCAATTGCAATTACAACACCAGTAGGATCTTAATTCTCTCAAAAGCCCTTAGCTCCTCTTCAGCTATTCCTAATGACTATCAAAGACCCAATCTTTCTAATTACCCAGATGACAGAAACCCCAATCATAATCAGTGGAATCAGGGCGGTTCACCAAATCAGGTAAACCCTAATCAATGGAATGCACAACCCCATCAACAACATTCTCAACATATAAACCCTAATAACAATCAGTTCAATTATCAAAGTTCGAATCAGACCAACCCCAGTAGGGGTTACCCTAATCCATTTCCTCAACAACAACCACAGCAAAACCACCACAATCAATGGAATTCTCAAGGTCAAAATTTCTCTCAGTATCAAAATCAGTCTCAGATGAATCCTAATGCTAATAAGTGGAGTTCACCGTCTCAGAATTTTCCTAATCATCAGAATCGACCACAACAAAACCCTAATCAGTGGAATTCCCCGCCTCAAAATTTTCCCCAACACCAAAATCCCAGCCAGGTGCATCCTAATGTCCAGGGTTATCAGCAACCTGGAAATGCAAGTCAATGGAACAATCAAACTCAGGGATACCCCCAAGCTAGAAACCCTGGTCAGTGGGCTCCCCAGGTTCCGAATTTTAATCAAGGACATGGGGCATCGGAGACTCAATCTCCAAACGTGAATGTTGAAGCTAATCTTCCTGCTCCAGCTCCTACAGCAGCAGATTTAATGCGTTTGTTCCAGGAGGGGAAGGTTAAAGAAGCAATTGAGTTAATGGATAAAGGGGTTAAAGCTGATGCTGATTGTTTTTATGCCTTGTTTGAATTGTGTGGGAAAATTGAGGATGCGAAAAAGGTACATGATTACTTTCTGCAGTCAACATGTAGAGGTGATGTTAGGCTGAACAAAAAGGTGATTGAAATGTATGGGAAATGTGGTAGTATGACTGATGCTAGGAGAGTTTTTGATCATATGAAAGATAGGGATATAGATTTGTGGCATTTGATGATAAATGGATATGCAAGCAATAACTTAGGAGATGAGGGGTTGCAATTGTTTGAGCAGATGAGGCAATCTGGGTTGAAACCCACTGCAGAAACTTTCCTTGCAGTTCTATCTGCTTGTGCCAGTGCAGAGGCAGTCGAGGAAGGGTTTTTACATTTTGAGTCAATGAAAAATGAATATGGATTTAATCCAGGGACTGAACATTATTTGGGGGTTATAGATGTTCTCGGAAAGTCTGGctatattaatgaaattcaGGAATACATTCAGAAACTGCCCTTCGAGCCTACAGTGGATGTTTGGGGTGCATTAAGGAATTATGCTCGGATTCATGGAGATGTTGATCTTGAAGACCGGGCTGAGGAGTTGATGGTTGCTCTTGACCCATCAAAGGCTGTTGCCAACAAGATCCCAACTCCACCACCAAAGAAATATAGTTTAATCAGCATGCTTGAAGGGAAGAATAGAATAGTTGAGTTTAGGAATCCGACTCTTTACAAGGATGATGAAAAACTCAAGGCAATGAGTAAGGTGGTGAGCTATGTGCCAGATACTAGATATGTTCTTCATGACATTGATCAGGAAGCCAAAGAGCAAGCCTTGCTATATCACAGTGAACGGTTGGCAATTGCTTATGGTCTTATCAGCACTCCTGCAAGAACGCCCTTGAGAATCATCAAAAACCTCCGTGTATGTGGTGATTGTCACAATGCGATCAAAATCATGTCCAGGATTGTTGGGAGGGAATTGATTGTTAGGGATAACAAAAGATTTCATCATTTCAAGGACGGAAGTTGCTCTTGTGGGGATTACTGGTGA
- the LOC8275313 gene encoding protein CHROMATIN REMODELING 25 has translation MYPVVNDRQPTFSADGHPGPVPVSGVPNPSPAQSYVAPQPYASYFSTSVRHPGPTGKWSTGLCHCCDDPANCVITCFCPCITFGQIAEIVNKGSTSCAGSGAVYGLLLAFSGFACLYSCFYRSLLRGQFDLEEAPCVDCLVHFCCETCALCQEYRELKNRGFDMGIEMEEEEEEEEILSPSDSSEDYALDEEEGDDDDVDVVQAAQSPSDEELKSKNVDALVRGNLVVKRQSLLPRVLSVTEGAAICRKPFKPPSSNGYKDGNQQLSRRLLARKRFVPWGSSRPVLLPITNRINVSSPFEKDVVVEDTVTLPPGIDPLVLWQPDECDSTAGNFIPIIVDSLLVQFLRPHQREGVQFMFDCVSGLHSAANINGCILADDMGLGKTLQSITLLYTLLGQGFDDKPMVRKAIIVTPTSLVSNWEAEIKKWVGESVKLIALCETTRDDVVSGIDSFANPRSNLQVLIVSYETFRMHSSKFSHDESCDLLICDEAHRLKNDQTLTNRVLAALSCKRRILLSGTPMQNDLEEFFAMVNFTNPGILGDAAYFRRYYETPIICGREPTATEEEKKLGAERSGELSAKVNQFILRRTNALLSNHLPPKIVEVVCCKLTPLQSELYNHFIHSKNVKRAITEETKKSKILAYITALKKLCNHPKLIYDTIRSGTPGTSGFEDCIRFFPPGMFSGRSGTWSGGDGSWIELSGKMHVLARLLAHLRQRTDDRIVLVSNYTQTLDLFAQLCRERRYPHLRLDGATSIGKRQKLVNRFNDQSKDEFVFLLSSKAGGCGLNLIGGNRLVLFDPDWNPANDKQAAARIWRDGQKKRVYIYRFLSTGTIEEKVYQRQMSKEGLQKVIQHEQNDSTISEGNFLSTEDLRDLFTFYGDIRSEIHEKMNCDRCLFNDDGLESIMDEDGSVSRRCKSDEEVFDIGGFAKIAGILHELKSSEKQVGTPLEEDLGSWGHHFHSTSVPDAILQASAGDEVTFVFTNQVDGKLVPIESTASPKMLEIKGNQNQHDGKENMSRTSRLFQHQKLLQSISASRDSLEETLSASFKPLEGATVKRRRTSLKGTTDSTLKSRLSSGTQLPFKRVFPYNVEQHDDDFE, from the exons ATGTATCCAGTAGTAAATGATCGCCAACCAACCTTTTCAGCTGATGGGCATCCAGGGCCAGTGCCTGTTTCAGGAGTTCCGAACCCGAGTCCTGCACAATCTTATGTAGCTCCACAGCCTTATGCTTCATATTTCTCCACCAGTGTGCGCCATCCAGGTCCAACCGGAAAATGGTCGACCGGTCTTTGCCATTGCTGTGATGATCCTGCAAACT GTGTGATCACTTGCTTTTGCCCTTGCATCACCTTTGGACAGATAGCTGAGATAGTGAACAAAGGATCTACAT CATGTGCTGGAAGTGGGGCTGTTTATGGGCTATTATTGGCTTTTAGTGGCTTTGCATGCTTGTACTCATGCTTTTATCGGTCGCTATTGAGAGGCCAGTTTGACCTGGAGGAAGCTCCTTGTGTGGATTGCCTGGTTCATTTCTGCTGTGAGACTTGTGCCCTGTGTCAGGAGTATAGGGAACTCAAGAACCGTGGATTCGACATGGGAATAG aaatggaagaagaagaagaagaagaagaaattctgTCACCTTCCGATTCGAGTGAAGATTATGCccttgatgaagaagaaggtGACGACGACGACGTCGACGTCGTTCAAGCGGCACAATCTCCGTCCGATGAAGAACTCAAATCAAAGAATGTAGACGCTCTCGTTag AGGCAATCTTGTAGTAAAGAGACAGTCTTTGCTTCCTAGAGTCCTTTCAGTGACAGAAGGAGCAGCAATTTGTAGGAAACCTTTTAAACCTCCGTCTTCTAATGGTTATAAAGATGGAAATCAACAGCTCTCTCGTCGCCTTTTGGCTCGGAAACGCTTTGTTCCTTGGGGATCTTCGAGGCCTGTCTTGCTCCCTATTACTAATAGAATTAATGTGTCAAGTCCTTTTGAGAAAGATGTTGTAGTCGAGGATACTGTTACTTTGCCACCTGGAATTGATCCTTTGGTGCTGTGGCAACCTGATGAGTGTGATTCTACAGCTGGTAATTTTATACCCATTATTGTAGATTCGTTGCTTGTTCAGTTCCTTCGACCCCATCAAAG AGAAGGGGTTCAATTCATGTTTGATTGTGTTTCGGGATTACATAGTGCTGCCAATATTAATGGATGTATTTTGGCTGATGACATGGG TTTGGGAAAGACTTTGCAGTCAATCACGTTGCTGTATACTCTTCTTGGGCAAGGGTTTGATGATAAGCCTATGGTTAGAAAAGCCATCATTGTCACCCCAACCAGTCTTGTAAGTAATTGGGAGGCTGAAATCAAAAAGTGGGTTGGGGAAAGTGTTAAGCTTATAGCTCTTTGTGAGACAACTAGGGATGATGTTGTATCTGGAATTGACAGTTTTGCAAATCCTCGGAGCAATTTGCAG GTACTGATTGTTTCATATGAAACATTTCGAATGCATTCATCAAAATTTAGCCATGATGAATCGTGTGATCTCCTTATATGTGATGAGGCTCACAGGCTAAAAAATGACCAGACATTAACAAATAGG GTATTGGCAGCTCTCTCATGCAAGCGCCGCATTTTATTGTCTGGAACTCCAATGCAA AATGACCTAGAAGAGTTCTTTGCAATGGTAAATTTCACTAATCCAGGAATTTTAGGTGATGCTGCATATTTTCGTCGTTATTATGAG ACACCAATTATCTGTGGAAGAGAACCAACTGCCAcggaagaagagaagaagttAGGTGCTGAGCGCTCTGGAGAATTAAGTGCAAAAGTGAATCAG TTCATCTTGAGAAGGACAAATGCACTGCTATCAAATCATCTCCCACCAAAG ATTGTTGAAGTTGTTTGCTGCAAATTGACTCCTCTCCAATCAGAGTTATATAACCATTTTATACATTCTAAAAAT GTAAAACGAGCAATTACTGAAGAAACCAAGAAATCAAAGATTCTGGCTTATATTACAGCTCTTAAGAAGCTCTGCAACCATCCAAAG CTCATATATGATACAATAAGAAGCGGAACTCCAGGAACTTCAGGGTTTGAGGACTGCATTCGCTTTTTCCCTCCAGGAATGTTCTCTGGGAG ATCTGGTACATGGAGTGGTGGTGATGGGTCATGGATTGAACTTTCTGGCAAAATGCATGTTTTGGCTCGGCTGCTAGCTCATTTGCGTCAGAGAACTGATGATCGAATTGTTCTCGTCTCAAACTACACACAG ACCCTGGATCTTTTTGCTCAATTGTGCCGAGAAAGAAGATATCCACACTTGAGACTTGATGGAGCCACATCAATTGGTAAAAGGCAAAAGCTAGTTAACCGCTTCAATGATCAGTCCAAG GATGAATTTGTGTTTCTCTTGAGCAGCAAGGCTGGTGGTTGTGGACTTAATCTAATAGGTGGTAATCGACTTGTCTTGTTTGATCCTGACTGGAATCCTGCCAATGACAAACAG GCTGCTGCAAGAATTTGGAGGGATGGACAGAAGAAGAGAGTTTACATATACAGATTTCTGAGTACTGGAACAATTGAAGAAAAG GTTTACCAGCGCCAAATGTCAAAAGAAGGGCTTCAAAAAGTCATTCAGCATGAGCAAAATGATAGTACTATATCAGAG GgaaattttctttcaactgAAGATTTACGAGATCTCTTCACATTTTATGGGGATATCAG GTCCGAAATACATGAAAAGATGAACTGTGATCGATGCCTATTTAATGATGATGGTCTTGAGAGCATAATGGATGAAGATGGATCAGTAAGTAGAAGATGCAAGTCAGATGAAGAGGTGTTCGATATAGGTGGATTCGCAAAAATCGCTGGGATCCTGCATGAGTTAAAGAGCTCAGAGAAGCAG GTAGGGACTCCACTGGAAGAGGATTTGGGAAGCTGGGGACACCATTTTCACTCAACATCAGTGCCAGATGCAATACTTCAAGCTTCTGCTGGTGATGAG GTGACATTTGTTTTCACAAACCAGGTGGATGGAAAGCTTGTACCCATTGAATCTACAGCAAGTCCAAAAATGTTGGAGATAAAAGGGAATCAGAACCAGCATGATGGCAAGGAAAATATGAGCAGAACTTCAAGGTTATTTCAACATCAGAAACTTCTACAATCCATTTCTGCGAGTAGAGATTCTTTGGAAGAAACATTATCTGCCTCTTTTAAGCCTTTAGAAGGTGCAACTGTGAAGCGAAGGAGAACTTCTTTAAAGGGAACAACAGATTCAACATTAAAATCCAGACTATCCTCTGGAACTCAATTACCGTTCAAAAGGGTATTCCCCTACAATGTTGAACAGCATGATGATGATTTCGAGTAA
- the LOC8275314 gene encoding uncharacterized protein LOC8275314, with protein MACLNMLNNEQQSLYTSSMDPRISFSSDFVDTQEAIKFETNYREAPVSSDFEFSVRNYSMIPADEIFCKGMILPSKDNCTNQLRKMTLRDKLLDDDDDFDSFPRVQKSTGWWKERLGLKRGHIVTKKGDRNHGVLERIVEEKRHVFLHEEGLAGKNTGSVD; from the exons ATGGCATGCTTAAACATGttgaacaatgagcaacaaaGCCTTTACACTTCCTCTATGGACCCAAGAATCTCCTTCTCCAGTGATTTTGTAGATACACAAGAAGCCATCAAATTTGAAACAAACTATAGAGAAGCACCAGTTTCTTCAGATTTTGAATTCTCAGTTAGAAACTACAGTATGATCCCTGCAGATGAGATCTTCTGCAAAGGCATGATTCTACCTTCGAAGGATAACTGCACCAACCAGCTCAGAAAAATGACTTTAAGAGATAAATTActggatgatgatgatgattttgaTTCATTTCCAAGGGTGCAAAAGAGTACAGGTTGGTGGAAAGAGAGGCTGGGCTTGAAAAGGGGTCACATTGTAACCAAGAAAGGAGATAGAAATCATGGAGTTTTGGAAAGAATAGTTGAAGAAAAGAGGCATGTTTTTCTACATGAAGAGGGACTTGCTGGAAAAAATACAG GAAGTGTTGACTGA